From Halapricum desulfuricans, a single genomic window includes:
- a CDS encoding S26 family signal peptidase produces the protein MGDDGPRSGPRGDDIRSSETDTARSAADKGSSTGAGDSPGNRNEAVGKQASHGRAADSGASEERGAAMDDRGSSGGRGPNGGTDADGGGGSWMLYLYDLLSSVGIVILIGALLFAASGIWPPMVAVESGSMEPVMERGDLVFVMESERFPGPGAHESGVVTAQAGQDTGYEKFDGSGDVIVYKPDGSDYRTPVIHRAMFWVEEGENWVEKANPEYLPENAVCDGAGEAVQNGTDIPSCPAPHAGFITKGDANAHYDQVNGIVRGPVKPAWVVGTAEHAVPYLGNIRLNAQASATDNRTVMASATAD, from the coding sequence ATGGGAGACGACGGCCCACGGTCGGGACCGCGAGGAGACGACATCCGAAGCTCCGAGACGGACACCGCACGGTCAGCGGCGGACAAGGGGTCCTCGACGGGGGCTGGGGACTCACCGGGGAATCGAAACGAGGCTGTGGGCAAACAGGCAAGTCACGGGAGGGCAGCGGACTCAGGGGCCAGCGAGGAGCGGGGGGCGGCGATGGATGATCGTGGATCGTCGGGTGGACGGGGACCGAACGGTGGGACAGATGCAGACGGTGGAGGGGGAAGCTGGATGCTGTATCTCTACGATTTGCTCAGCAGCGTCGGGATCGTCATCCTGATCGGTGCACTGTTGTTCGCCGCGAGCGGGATCTGGCCGCCGATGGTCGCCGTCGAGAGTGGCAGTATGGAACCGGTGATGGAACGCGGCGATCTGGTGTTCGTCATGGAGTCCGAACGATTCCCCGGCCCGGGCGCTCACGAGAGCGGGGTCGTCACCGCACAGGCCGGACAGGACACCGGCTACGAGAAATTCGACGGGAGCGGGGACGTGATCGTCTACAAGCCCGACGGAAGCGATTACAGAACGCCGGTGATCCACCGCGCGATGTTCTGGGTCGAGGAAGGGGAAAACTGGGTCGAGAAAGCGAATCCGGAATACCTGCCGGAAAACGCAGTCTGTGACGGAGCGGGAGAGGCCGTACAGAACGGGACGGACATCCCCAGTTGTCCGGCGCCACACGCGGGGTTCATCACCAAGGGTGACGCGAATGCCCACTACGATCAGGTGAACGGGATCGTCCGTGGCCCCGTCAAACCAGCCTGGGTCGTCGGAACGGCCGAACACGCGGTCCCGTATCTCGGCAACATCCGTCTCAACGCACAGGCAAGCGCGACGGATAACCGGACGGTCATGGCAAGCGCGACGGCCGACTGA
- a CDS encoding DNA-directed DNA polymerase II small subunit, whose translation MPLETPARIVSELATRGYNAEREAVTLLADAPDTDAALDRALETLPDDALKLRARHVRDTLETDSSRRSLGDRSLSDPAESPSNSPESPAETTDGDSAETSARSNAPADSDSSVSTATKSPPSSNDSTSSPVETKGVSGDGIASEQQVTREIDPEQLSVEIDGDMTGQSTGTGEYSDFVAVFRDRYERLSKQLRGRVNHRPTDALESLPGNEEAAVVGMVSDIRSTASGHWLVELEDTNGTFPTLVMKDRPIADLVGELLLDEVIAVEGTLADDGGILFVDSLHFPDIPRTYEPSTADRPVKAALISDVHVGSQEFKADAWHRFADWLHTDDAEGVEYLLIAGDMVEGVGVYPDQDEELDVIDVYDQYERFSEYLKEVPGDMEIVMIPGNHDAVRLAEPQPAFDSELRQTMSAHDARFTSNPSLVTIEGVSVLMYHGVSLDEVIAELPDEKASYDEPQKAMYQLLKKRHVAPQYGGHTRLAPETRDYLIIDEVPDVFHAGHVHKLGYGKYHNVLTINSGCWQAQTDFQKSVNIDPDAGFAPIVDLETLELTVRSFG comes from the coding sequence GTGCCTCTCGAGACGCCCGCTCGGATCGTCAGTGAACTCGCGACCCGCGGCTACAACGCCGAACGCGAAGCCGTGACGCTACTCGCCGACGCGCCGGACACTGACGCCGCTCTCGATCGGGCCCTCGAAACGCTTCCCGACGACGCGCTCAAACTCCGTGCGAGACACGTCCGTGACACACTCGAAACGGACAGCTCTCGCCGCTCGCTGGGCGATCGATCGCTCTCTGACCCCGCTGAATCCCCATCGAATTCCCCGGAGAGTCCCGCTGAAACTACTGATGGGGACTCCGCCGAAACGTCCGCCCGCTCGAATGCGCCCGCTGACTCCGACTCCTCTGTTTCAACTGCAACCAAATCCCCTCCATCTTCGAATGATAGTACTTCGTCTCCAGTCGAAACAAAGGGGGTGTCTGGGGACGGAATCGCGTCCGAGCAGCAGGTCACACGGGAGATAGACCCCGAACAGCTCTCCGTCGAGATCGACGGCGATATGACCGGTCAATCGACCGGAACGGGCGAGTACAGCGACTTCGTCGCCGTCTTTCGCGATCGCTACGAGCGCCTCTCGAAACAGCTCCGCGGCCGGGTCAACCATCGGCCGACCGACGCTCTGGAATCGCTTCCCGGCAACGAGGAGGCCGCAGTCGTCGGGATGGTTTCGGACATCCGATCGACGGCAAGCGGCCACTGGCTAGTCGAACTCGAAGACACCAACGGAACTTTCCCGACGCTGGTGATGAAAGACCGGCCGATCGCCGACCTCGTAGGCGAACTCCTGCTCGACGAAGTGATCGCCGTCGAGGGGACGCTGGCGGACGACGGTGGGATCCTCTTCGTCGACTCGTTGCACTTTCCCGATATCCCTCGCACCTACGAGCCCTCGACGGCGGATCGACCGGTAAAAGCTGCCCTGATCAGTGACGTTCACGTCGGCAGCCAGGAGTTCAAGGCCGACGCCTGGCATCGCTTCGCCGACTGGCTCCATACTGATGACGCCGAGGGTGTCGAGTATCTGTTGATCGCTGGTGACATGGTCGAGGGCGTCGGCGTCTATCCCGACCAAGACGAGGAACTGGACGTCATCGACGTCTACGACCAGTACGAGCGCTTCTCGGAGTATCTCAAGGAGGTGCCCGGCGATATGGAGATCGTTATGATTCCAGGCAATCACGACGCCGTTCGCCTGGCCGAACCGCAACCTGCCTTCGATTCGGAACTCCGCCAGACGATGTCCGCCCACGACGCCCGTTTCACCTCGAACCCTTCTCTAGTCACGATCGAAGGCGTCTCGGTGCTGATGTATCACGGGGTCAGCCTCGACGAAGTGATCGCCGAACTGCCCGACGAGAAGGCATCCTACGACGAGCCCCAGAAAGCGATGTATCAGCTCCTCAAGAAGCGCCACGTCGCCCCTCAGTACGGCGGCCATACGCGACTTGCACCCGAAACGAGGGACTACCTCATTATCGACGAGGTGCCGGATGTCTTCCACGCCGGCCACGTCCACAAGCTGGGCTATGGCAAGTACCACAACGTATTGACGATCAATTCGGGCTGCTGGCAGGCTCAGACGGACTTCCAGAAGAGCGTCAACATCGACCCCGATGCCGGGTTCGCGCCGATCGTCGACCTGGAGACGCTGGAGCTTACCGTTCGGAGTTTCGGGTAG
- a CDS encoding fasciclin domain-containing protein: protein MTDKDRRTVLKTIGTAGVLLSTGGVGTAAGRKGKRLGASAEPTLFEIVEGSEDFEILELALEETGLDTVLDGRRQFTVFAPTDEAFGELLEALDVTAEELLARDDLATILLYHVTNGRRYASSVVNAPQIRMFEGGTVTVDGTTLNGGGLGGAEIEATDIEAANGVAHVIDGVLLP from the coding sequence ATGACAGACAAAGATCGGCGGACTGTACTGAAAACAATCGGAACGGCAGGGGTGCTACTGAGCACCGGTGGTGTTGGAACAGCAGCGGGACGCAAAGGAAAGCGCCTGGGTGCCAGCGCGGAGCCCACACTGTTCGAAATCGTAGAGGGTAGCGAGGACTTCGAAATCCTCGAACTGGCGCTCGAAGAAACAGGTCTCGACACAGTTCTGGACGGCAGGCGGCAGTTCACAGTGTTCGCGCCGACAGATGAAGCGTTCGGGGAATTGCTGGAGGCGCTGGATGTCACGGCCGAGGAGCTGCTGGCCAGAGACGACCTTGCGACGATACTCCTCTACCACGTCACGAACGGTCGGCGGTACGCCTCGTCAGTGGTCAATGCACCGCAGATCCGGATGTTCGAAGGTGGTACCGTCACGGTCGACGGGACGACACTGAACGGCGGCGGGCTCGGTGGCGCCGAGATCGAAGCGACGGATATCGAGGCCGCAAACGGGGTTGCACACGTCATCGACGGCGTGTTGCTGCCCTGA
- a CDS encoding O-acetylhomoserine aminocarboxypropyltransferase/cysteine synthase family protein: MTDDDRGFETNALHVGQEEPDPATGARAPPIYQTTSYVFEDAEDAAQQFALEKPGHVYSRLMNPTTGLLQERLAALEGGVGAVATSSGMGALNLTTFLLADVGDNVVTASALYGGTYTYFTHTAPRNGVETRFVDTLDYDAYDEAIDEDTAYVHLETIGNPALVTPDIERVAEIAHDHGVPLLVDNTFATPYLSNPIEHGADLVWESTTKWIHGSGTTVGGVVVDGGTFPWEEYAEDYPEIAEDNPAYHGVNFVDRFGEAAFTYAGIARGLRDLGNQQSPFDAWQTIQGLESLPMRMKRHCENAQLVAEYLEDHDEVAWVNYPGLDSHETHDNASKYLDGGYGGMITFGLEAGYDAARDTVESTELASLLANVGDAKTLIIHPASTTHQQLTDEEKAAAGVTDDMVRLSVGVEDPQDIVDDLEQAITQATR; the protein is encoded by the coding sequence ATGACTGACGACGACCGCGGATTCGAAACGAACGCCCTGCACGTCGGGCAGGAAGAGCCCGATCCTGCGACGGGTGCACGCGCACCACCGATCTATCAGACGACCAGCTACGTCTTCGAGGACGCCGAGGACGCCGCCCAGCAGTTCGCTCTCGAGAAGCCGGGGCACGTCTACTCCCGGCTGATGAACCCCACAACGGGACTGCTCCAGGAACGCCTCGCTGCCCTCGAGGGTGGGGTCGGCGCTGTCGCGACCAGCTCGGGGATGGGCGCGCTGAACCTCACTACCTTCCTGCTGGCGGACGTCGGCGACAACGTCGTCACCGCCTCGGCGCTGTATGGGGGCACCTACACGTACTTCACCCACACTGCACCGCGCAACGGCGTCGAGACGCGCTTCGTCGACACGCTGGATTACGATGCCTACGACGAGGCGATCGACGAGGACACGGCCTACGTCCATCTCGAAACGATCGGCAACCCCGCACTCGTGACGCCGGACATCGAGCGCGTCGCCGAGATCGCTCACGACCACGGCGTCCCCCTGCTGGTGGACAACACCTTCGCGACGCCGTATCTCTCGAACCCGATCGAGCACGGCGCGGACCTGGTCTGGGAGTCCACGACGAAGTGGATCCACGGCTCGGGGACGACCGTGGGCGGCGTCGTCGTCGACGGCGGCACCTTCCCCTGGGAGGAGTACGCCGAGGACTATCCCGAAATCGCCGAGGACAACCCCGCCTACCACGGGGTCAACTTCGTCGATCGGTTCGGCGAGGCGGCGTTCACCTACGCCGGGATCGCTCGCGGGCTTCGGGATCTGGGCAACCAGCAGTCGCCGTTCGACGCCTGGCAGACGATCCAGGGCCTGGAGTCGCTGCCGATGCGGATGAAGCGCCACTGCGAGAACGCCCAACTCGTCGCCGAGTACCTCGAGGACCACGACGAGGTTGCCTGGGTCAACTACCCCGGGCTGGACAGCCACGAGACCCACGACAACGCCTCGAAGTACCTCGACGGCGGCTACGGCGGGATGATCACCTTCGGACTCGAAGCCGGCTACGATGCCGCCCGCGACACCGTCGAATCGACGGAACTGGCCAGCCTCCTGGCGAACGTCGGTGACGCCAAGACGCTGATCATCCATCCCGCTTCGACGACCCACCAGCAGCTCACCGACGAGGAGAAGGCCGCCGCCGGCGTCACTGACGACATGGTCCGGCTCTCCGTCGGCGTCGAGGATCCACAGGACATCGTCGACGATCTGGAGCAGGCCATCACGCAAGCGACCCGGTAA
- a CDS encoding PUA domain-containing protein produces MTEAASEMDLDALARVAAYQFGSDGSALFDDPDLEITRSSSGRPRQIIAPDGRIGTYSTTGRFTLGLAGGRRLHELLPYPDYRVVVGDESEPFVRDEKNVFAKFVREVDPDVRPGDEVLVTHHEGELLAVGRAELPAGDMLDFETGMAVAVRDGAEG; encoded by the coding sequence ATGACTGAGGCCGCCTCGGAGATGGATCTGGACGCGCTAGCCCGGGTCGCAGCCTATCAGTTCGGGTCGGACGGTTCGGCGCTGTTCGACGACCCCGACCTGGAGATTACCCGTTCGAGTTCCGGCCGGCCGCGACAGATCATCGCGCCGGACGGACGGATCGGGACCTACAGCACGACGGGCCGGTTCACGCTCGGGCTGGCCGGCGGTCGTCGGCTCCACGAATTGCTCCCCTATCCCGACTATCGGGTCGTCGTCGGCGACGAGAGCGAACCGTTCGTCCGGGACGAGAAGAACGTCTTCGCGAAGTTCGTCCGTGAGGTCGATCCGGACGTGCGACCCGGTGACGAAGTCCTCGTGACCCACCACGAGGGGGAGTTGCTGGCGGTCGGCCGCGCGGAGCTGCCGGCCGGAGACATGCTGGATTTCGAGACTGGGATGGCAGTGGCCGTTCGGGACGGTGCAGAAGGCTGA
- a CDS encoding NYN domain-containing protein, whose translation MTRNETHGTQRVAVLADSQNLYHTARSLHERNIDYAELLDAAVDGRSLTRAIAYVIKANAPEEEAFFDALIDIGFETRIKEIRTFGDGSKKADWDVGMSLDAVSLAEHVDAVALCTGDGDFTRLCRHLQHEGVRVDVLAFEESTAEDLIAAADGFIDLGSDPDRFLL comes from the coding sequence ATGACCAGAAACGAAACCCACGGGACACAACGGGTCGCGGTCCTCGCCGACTCCCAGAACCTCTATCACACAGCACGAAGCCTCCACGAGCGCAATATCGACTACGCGGAGTTGCTCGACGCGGCGGTCGACGGCCGGTCGCTCACGCGGGCGATCGCCTACGTCATCAAAGCGAACGCGCCCGAAGAGGAGGCGTTCTTCGACGCGCTGATCGACATCGGGTTCGAAACCCGGATCAAGGAGATCCGGACGTTCGGCGACGGCTCGAAGAAAGCTGACTGGGACGTCGGGATGAGTCTGGACGCCGTCTCGCTGGCCGAACACGTCGACGCCGTCGCGCTGTGCACCGGCGACGGTGACTTCACGAGGCTGTGCAGGCACCTCCAGCACGAGGGCGTCAGGGTCGACGTGCTCGCGTTCGAGGAATCGACTGCCGAGGATCTGATCGCCGCGGCTGACGGGTTCATCGACCTCGGGTCCGATCCCGATCGGTTCTTGCTCTAG
- a CDS encoding aminopeptidase, protein MTDELRAAAETALNQCMGLQSGESCGIVTDDERWKIGKVLYDVASEITDDVTVVRYPPGDQHGEEPPATVAAAMREPDVLLAPTTKSLSHTRARSTATDSGARAATLPGITKEVFTRGLDADYESIREHCDRVLAAVGDATEIRVTAPSGTDITLEPGDREWQEDTGIVHEPGSFSNLPAGEVFVSPETADGRVVVDGTMRPHGLLEDGQTVAFEVENGQVTAIEDDAIREQVEAAAEEVGEAAYNLAELGIGTNVAVERLLGSVLLDEKAGGTVHFAIGDDASIGGDTEAPLHLDGIVRDPTVYADGEAVALPTR, encoded by the coding sequence ATGACCGACGAACTCCGTGCTGCGGCCGAGACGGCACTAAACCAGTGTATGGGACTGCAATCCGGAGAATCCTGCGGGATCGTCACCGACGACGAGCGCTGGAAGATCGGGAAGGTCCTGTACGACGTCGCGAGCGAGATCACCGACGACGTGACGGTCGTCCGGTACCCGCCGGGCGATCAGCACGGCGAGGAACCACCGGCGACGGTCGCGGCAGCCATGCGCGAACCGGACGTGTTGCTCGCGCCGACGACCAAGAGCCTCAGCCACACCCGGGCGCGCTCGACGGCCACGGACAGCGGTGCCCGGGCCGCGACGCTCCCGGGAATCACCAAGGAGGTGTTCACGCGCGGGCTGGACGCCGACTACGAATCGATCCGCGAGCACTGCGATAGGGTGCTCGCGGCGGTCGGCGACGCGACGGAGATCCGGGTGACCGCACCGTCGGGGACGGACATCACGCTCGAACCCGGCGACCGGGAGTGGCAGGAGGACACCGGGATCGTCCACGAACCCGGGTCGTTCTCGAATCTACCGGCGGGTGAGGTGTTCGTCAGCCCCGAGACCGCCGACGGGCGGGTCGTCGTCGACGGAACGATGCGCCCTCACGGATTGCTTGAGGACGGCCAGACGGTCGCCTTCGAGGTCGAAAATGGACAGGTCACCGCGATCGAGGACGACGCGATCCGCGAGCAGGTCGAGGCGGCAGCCGAGGAAGTTGGCGAAGCCGCCTACAATCTGGCCGAGCTGGGGATCGGGACGAACGTGGCCGTCGAGCGGTTGCTCGGCTCGGTGTTACTCGACGAGAAGGCGGGCGGGACGGTCCACTTCGCGATCGGCGACGACGCCTCGATCGGCGGCGACACCGAAGCGCCGCTGCACCTGGACGGGATCGTCCGCGATCCGACGGTGTACGCCGACGGCGAAGCAGTCGCGCTCCCGACGAGGTGA
- a CDS encoding sugar porter family MFS transporter, whose amino-acid sequence MSTTATIRDVVSGGGDRFIYLVSALAALNGLLFGFDTGIISGAFLFINEEFVMSPLIEGVIMSGAMAGAALGAAVGGRLADRLGRRRLILLGAGVFFLGSFTMAVAPNVPVLVAGRLIDGVAIGFASIVGPLYISEIAPPRIRGALTSLNQLMVTVGILSSYFVNYAFAGAGAWRLMLGAGMVPAVILAVGMLKMPESPRWLYEHGREDESRAVLRRTRDGDIEAEIAEIEETVAKQSGTGLRDLLQPWMRPALLVGLGLAVFQQITGINAVIYYAPTILESTGFGNVTSILATVGIGTINVVMTVVAIALIDRIGRRVLLLVGVGGMVLTLGVLGVVFYVPGFGGILGIAATVSLMLFVAFFAIGLGPVFWLLISEIYPLEFRGSAMGLVTVANWLANLLVSLMFPILTAKIGTTSTFWLFGLSSLLALVFIHRLVPETKGRSLEAIEDDLRNSVSLVD is encoded by the coding sequence ATGTCTACGACAGCCACGATACGCGACGTCGTCTCGGGCGGCGGTGACCGCTTCATTTACCTCGTGTCGGCGCTGGCAGCCCTGAACGGGTTGTTGTTCGGTTTCGATACGGGCATCATCTCGGGTGCGTTCCTGTTCATCAACGAGGAGTTCGTGATGTCACCGCTGATCGAGGGTGTCATCATGAGCGGTGCGATGGCAGGCGCCGCACTCGGCGCGGCCGTCGGCGGTCGGCTGGCGGATCGACTGGGGCGGCGGCGGCTCATCCTGCTCGGGGCCGGTGTGTTCTTCCTGGGCTCGTTCACGATGGCCGTCGCGCCGAACGTACCGGTGTTGGTCGCCGGGCGGCTGATCGACGGGGTCGCGATCGGATTCGCCTCCATCGTCGGGCCGCTGTATATTTCCGAAATCGCTCCACCGCGGATCCGTGGCGCACTCACGTCGCTGAATCAGCTGATGGTGACAGTCGGCATCCTCTCGTCGTATTTCGTCAACTACGCTTTCGCTGGCGCGGGAGCGTGGCGCTTGATGCTCGGGGCGGGGATGGTTCCGGCCGTGATTCTGGCAGTCGGCATGTTGAAGATGCCGGAGAGCCCGCGATGGCTCTACGAGCACGGCCGCGAAGACGAGTCGCGCGCGGTGCTCCGGCGGACGCGTGACGGTGACATCGAAGCGGAGATCGCCGAGATCGAGGAGACGGTTGCAAAGCAGTCCGGGACGGGCTTGCGGGACCTCCTGCAGCCGTGGATGCGTCCGGCACTTCTGGTCGGGCTCGGACTGGCTGTCTTCCAGCAGATCACCGGGATCAACGCCGTCATCTATTACGCGCCGACGATCCTCGAGTCGACCGGCTTCGGGAACGTCACGTCGATCCTCGCGACGGTCGGCATCGGCACGATCAACGTCGTGATGACCGTCGTCGCCATCGCACTGATCGACCGTATCGGTCGGCGGGTGCTGTTGCTGGTCGGCGTCGGCGGGATGGTACTGACGCTGGGCGTGCTCGGCGTCGTCTTCTACGTCCCCGGGTTCGGCGGCATCCTCGGTATCGCCGCGACGGTCAGCCTGATGCTGTTCGTGGCCTTCTTCGCCATCGGTCTCGGTCCAGTGTTCTGGCTGCTTATCTCCGAAATCTATCCCCTGGAGTTTCGCGGGAGTGCCATGGGTCTCGTCACCGTTGCTAACTGGCTGGCGAACCTCCTCGTCTCGCTCATGTTCCCGATATTGACCGCCAAGATTGGGACTACATCGACGTTCTGGCTGTTCGGGCTCAGCAGTCTCCTCGCGCTGGTGTTCATCCATCGGCTCGTCCCCGAGACGAAGGGTCGGTCGCTGGAAGCTATCGAAGATGACCTTCGCAACAGCGTCTCACTAGTCGACTGA
- the glgP gene encoding alpha-glucan family phosphorylase produces MPISRSDGTIAYFSMEYGLENGMNTYNGGLGILAGDVVRGFADLDVDAVGLTLLNDRGLGKQHIDEHGTQHIEPAPWPVEEFCEPLDATVEMTIAGETVTIGAWRYDVESEHGGTVPVIMLDTDREENPDWIRELTHRVYAPGKDDRFKLAVYLVLGIGGVRMLDELGYDIDTYHMNEGHASFLTLELLARNDLDADAVREQCVFTTHTPVAAAHDEYPIEMLDELLEDDLVSMYTVRQYSPRGKIHTTRLALNLSRYVNGVAKRHQEVSREMFPEHAENIDAITNGAHVPTWVGDEIAEVFDENMRNWRRFPTKLQHATLIDDEPLWEAHQAQKRDLIEYVEDRQGVELDEDVLTLGFARRAVPYKRAPLLFEDVDRLREVIARSGDIQVVYAGKAFPGDPRGQEIIQEIYGYADELAEEITITYLEDYDMEMGLKLTSGVDVWLNNPRRPREASGTSGMKAAFNGVPQFSTIDGWWVEGHIEGETGWSIGPEPHSPREERMTDAKETLVDSTALYDTLENEVLPTYYDDNEKWVDIMRNAIAFNGSRYHARRMMEEYLADAYASE; encoded by the coding sequence ATGCCGATATCTCGATCTGACGGCACGATCGCGTATTTCAGCATGGAGTATGGCCTGGAAAACGGGATGAACACCTACAACGGCGGGCTCGGGATCCTCGCGGGCGACGTCGTTCGTGGCTTCGCCGATCTGGATGTCGATGCCGTCGGTCTCACGCTGCTCAACGACCGCGGACTGGGGAAACAGCACATCGACGAGCACGGCACCCAGCACATCGAGCCGGCTCCGTGGCCGGTCGAGGAGTTCTGCGAGCCGCTCGACGCGACCGTCGAGATGACGATCGCTGGCGAAACCGTCACGATCGGCGCCTGGCGCTACGACGTTGAATCCGAACACGGCGGGACCGTTCCGGTCATCATGCTGGATACCGACCGCGAGGAGAACCCCGACTGGATCCGGGAACTGACACACCGCGTCTACGCTCCCGGGAAAGACGACCGTTTCAAACTCGCCGTCTATCTGGTCCTGGGCATCGGTGGCGTCCGCATGCTCGACGAACTGGGCTACGACATCGATACCTACCACATGAACGAAGGTCACGCCAGTTTCCTCACGCTGGAACTGCTCGCTCGAAACGACCTCGACGCCGACGCCGTTCGCGAGCAGTGTGTGTTCACGACGCACACCCCGGTCGCGGCCGCCCACGACGAGTACCCCATCGAGATGCTCGACGAACTGCTCGAGGACGACCTCGTTTCGATGTACACCGTCCGCCAGTACAGCCCGCGGGGCAAGATCCACACGACGCGGCTCGCCCTCAATCTCTCGCGGTACGTCAACGGGGTCGCCAAGCGCCACCAGGAAGTCTCCCGGGAGATGTTCCCCGAACACGCCGAGAATATCGACGCCATCACCAACGGTGCCCACGTGCCGACGTGGGTCGGCGACGAGATTGCCGAGGTCTTCGACGAGAATATGCGCAACTGGCGGCGCTTCCCAACGAAGCTCCAGCACGCCACGCTCATCGACGACGAACCGCTCTGGGAGGCCCACCAGGCCCAGAAACGGGATCTGATCGAGTACGTCGAGGACCGGCAGGGCGTCGAACTCGACGAGGACGTACTCACGCTCGGGTTCGCCCGCCGTGCCGTGCCCTACAAGCGCGCACCGCTGCTGTTCGAGGACGTCGATCGCCTGCGCGAAGTCATCGCCCGCTCGGGTGACATCCAGGTCGTCTACGCCGGCAAAGCCTTCCCCGGCGACCCGCGCGGTCAGGAGATCATCCAGGAGATCTACGGGTACGCCGACGAACTCGCCGAGGAGATCACGATCACCTATCTCGAAGACTACGACATGGAGATGGGACTGAAGCTCACCTCCGGTGTCGACGTCTGGCTGAACAACCCCCGTCGACCGCGTGAAGCGTCGGGTACTTCGGGCATGAAAGCCGCGTTCAACGGCGTCCCGCAGTTCTCGACGATCGACGGCTGGTGGGTCGAAGGCCACATCGAGGGCGAGACCGGCTGGTCGATCGGCCCCGAACCCCACAGCCCGCGAGAAGAGCGGATGACCGACGCCAAGGAGACGCTAGTCGACTCGACTGCGCTGTACGACACGCTCGAAAACGAAGTGCTGCCGACTTACTACGACGACAACGAGAAGTGGGTCGACATCATGCGCAACGCCATCGCGTTCAACGGCTCGCGCTATCACGCTCGCCGGATGATGGAGGAGTACCTCGCCGACGCCTACGCGTCCGAATAA
- a CDS encoding nucleoside deaminase has protein sequence MDLDSLDHEPHVRRALELAREAGERGDGAYGSVLVRDGAIIDEATNREHSDDDLALHPELTLARRAGSELSPEERAETVLYTSTEPCPMCATGIAYAGLGGVVYSVSGAAVETEVGGETGLDCETVFESFDADIPVVGSVLRSDGLEIHRRYRERSQ, from the coding sequence ATGGATCTCGATTCACTCGATCACGAACCGCACGTCAGGCGGGCGCTTGAACTGGCCCGTGAGGCCGGCGAGCGCGGTGACGGGGCCTACGGCTCCGTGCTCGTCCGTGACGGCGCGATCATCGACGAGGCGACGAACCGCGAACACAGCGACGACGACCTCGCGCTGCACCCGGAGCTGACCCTCGCACGGCGGGCGGGCAGTGAGCTATCTCCCGAGGAACGCGCCGAGACGGTACTGTACACCAGTACGGAGCCGTGTCCGATGTGTGCGACCGGAATCGCCTACGCGGGGCTGGGCGGCGTCGTCTACAGCGTCTCCGGAGCAGCCGTCGAAACGGAAGTCGGCGGAGAAACGGGGCTGGATTGTGAGACGGTGTTCGAGAGCTTCGATGCCGACATTCCGGTCGTCGGGAGCGTGCTGCGGTCGGACGGACTCGAAATTCACCGACGCTATCGGGAGCGATCCCAGTAG